From a region of the Beduinella massiliensis genome:
- a CDS encoding DUF11 domain-containing protein, with translation MKKCIRWAVFFMLVLLALPAGAEERRPLDVNKVLSGIEEGIGKYVAALGQSNARDLSLVCQADAVRIVEGDVVTLEALVSNPHLYEEAVSVSLSVPEGCFAVEGTPLLWQGKLPAAQLDAGGAVEPSRTRLVWRLTVQPVPGAEDGFQAIDAVVTMSQDSRYYQDTASFSLLAPRISVRTNASARVAQPEGALMYTVLLTNNGPAAGRVTVRQQLPEGLRPVEMKVPAGARVDGADLVWDVEVPAATYDGEALVEPAYAVRVGRVEVEADVLDGVLTGRKVLVSQVTAGDERLTPQRVTVQGPLLSLQLLCEATSARAGDEIPLALVIENKGRAPADVTVQAALPQGMALARFVTRGMGNKISGQTLSWNVHLDAAQMGLDGRLVPTQERIEFIASAKALSSGERERLLGVFATYRAGNQTPGISNVAQVTLKGSTFMGATQEEWAALFWATLLLLVTGVCLYCTIRREK, from the coding sequence GTGAAGAAATGCATTCGCTGGGCGGTCTTTTTTATGCTCGTCCTGCTGGCGCTGCCGGCCGGGGCGGAGGAACGCCGTCCGCTGGACGTGAACAAGGTCTTATCCGGCATTGAGGAAGGTATCGGCAAGTACGTGGCCGCGCTGGGTCAGTCGAACGCGCGCGACCTGTCGCTCGTCTGTCAGGCGGACGCGGTGCGCATCGTCGAGGGGGACGTGGTGACGCTCGAGGCGCTCGTGAGCAATCCGCACCTCTACGAGGAAGCGGTTTCGGTGTCCTTAAGCGTGCCGGAGGGCTGCTTTGCCGTAGAGGGCACGCCGCTCTTATGGCAGGGCAAGCTGCCCGCTGCGCAGCTCGACGCGGGCGGCGCGGTGGAGCCCTCGCGCACGCGCCTCGTGTGGCGGCTGACGGTTCAGCCCGTGCCCGGGGCGGAGGACGGCTTTCAGGCGATAGACGCGGTCGTCACCATGTCGCAGGACAGCCGCTACTACCAGGATACGGCGTCGTTTTCGCTGCTCGCCCCGCGCATCAGCGTGCGCACGAACGCGAGCGCCCGTGTGGCGCAGCCGGAGGGCGCGCTGATGTACACGGTGCTGCTGACGAACAACGGCCCGGCCGCGGGCCGGGTCACGGTGCGCCAGCAGCTCCCGGAGGGACTGCGCCCGGTGGAGATGAAGGTACCGGCCGGCGCGCGCGTGGACGGCGCGGACCTCGTCTGGGACGTCGAGGTGCCAGCGGCCACGTATGACGGGGAAGCGCTGGTCGAACCCGCCTACGCGGTGCGCGTGGGCCGGGTGGAGGTGGAGGCGGACGTGCTGGACGGCGTCTTGACAGGCCGCAAGGTGCTGGTCAGCCAGGTCACGGCGGGGGACGAGAGGCTGACGCCCCAGCGGGTGACGGTGCAGGGGCCGCTGCTCTCGCTGCAGCTTTTGTGCGAGGCGACGAGCGCGCGCGCCGGGGACGAAATCCCGCTGGCGCTGGTGATCGAGAACAAGGGGCGCGCCCCGGCGGACGTGACGGTGCAGGCGGCGCTGCCGCAGGGCATGGCGCTCGCGCGCTTCGTGACGCGCGGCATGGGCAACAAGATCAGCGGGCAGACGCTTTCGTGGAACGTGCACCTGGACGCCGCCCAGATGGGCCTGGACGGCAGGCTCGTCCCGACGCAGGAGCGCATCGAGTTCATCGCCTCGGCCAAGGCGCTTTCGAGCGGCGAGCGCGAGCGGCTGCTGGGCGTGTTCGCGACCTACCGCGCGGGCAATCAGACCCCGGGCATCAGCAACGTGGCGCAGGTGACGCTGAAAGGGTCCACGTTCATGGGCGCGACGCAGGAGGAATGGGCGGCGCTGTTCTGGGCGACGCTGCTGCTGCTGGTGACGGGCGTGTGCCTCTACTGCACCATCCGCCGCGAAAAATAA
- a CDS encoding HD domain-containing protein, protein MNKDDSFEAFLRETNDLLAHPKVQALGDYQQHGSVSRLDHSIYVAYMSFRIAVKLGLNAREAARGGLLHDLFFYDWHVSGPDCGCHAHCHPMVALQNARRYFTLTPREENIIESHMFPLGYTLPRYAESFVVTLSDKVCATCEVASLFSPARILRRLSMRRRVAMARR, encoded by the coding sequence TTGAACAAGGACGATTCTTTCGAGGCTTTTTTGCGCGAGACGAACGACCTGCTGGCGCACCCGAAGGTGCAGGCCCTGGGGGACTATCAGCAGCATGGCAGCGTCTCGCGCCTGGATCACAGCATTTACGTCGCGTATATGAGCTTTCGCATCGCCGTGAAGCTGGGGCTGAACGCGCGCGAGGCCGCGCGCGGCGGGCTCCTGCACGACCTGTTCTTCTACGACTGGCACGTGAGCGGGCCGGACTGCGGCTGCCATGCGCACTGTCACCCGATGGTGGCGCTGCAAAACGCGCGCAGGTATTTCACCCTGACGCCGCGCGAGGAGAACATCATCGAGAGCCACATGTTCCCCCTGGGCTATACGCTCCCGCGCTACGCGGAGAGCTTTGTCGTCACGCTGTCCGATAAGGTCTGCGCGACCTGCGAGGTGGCGAGCCTGTTCTCGCCCGCCCGCATCCTCAGGCGTCTTTCGATGCGCCGCCGCGTGGCGATGGCACGGAGATGA
- a CDS encoding substrate-binding domain-containing protein: MKKFLALLLAAALMLGMTTVFAEDKPLVEIILPGATHGWVAAVTYFADQKAKELGLNYKVLNSADPNEQAGQLEQAITDKAACVVILPHNNELNDATQMVLDAGIPVVNFDRKLDVPVTSYLAGDNRSMGVNSAKYISDKLGGKGKVVVLTCVSSGSVNDERAGGFKETIAEIAPEIKIIGEYDTTTFAREDGLATMADVLMANPEIDAVYSMDDETSIGALQAIEEAGRTDIKAITGGGGCQEYFNMMPGKDMNIASALYSPAMIADCVELAAKIVAGETVEPQVIIDAAIVDKDNVADYLSADNPY; encoded by the coding sequence ATGAAAAAGTTCCTCGCTCTCCTGCTCGCGGCTGCTCTCATGCTCGGCATGACGACGGTGTTCGCGGAGGACAAGCCCCTGGTCGAGATCATCCTGCCGGGCGCGACGCACGGCTGGGTCGCCGCGGTCACCTACTTTGCGGATCAGAAGGCCAAGGAGCTCGGCCTCAACTACAAGGTGCTCAACAGCGCCGACCCCAACGAGCAGGCCGGCCAGCTCGAGCAGGCGATCACCGATAAGGCTGCCTGCGTGGTCATCCTGCCGCACAACAACGAACTGAACGACGCCACGCAGATGGTGCTGGACGCGGGCATTCCGGTCGTCAACTTCGACCGCAAGCTCGACGTGCCCGTCACCAGCTATCTGGCGGGCGACAACCGCTCCATGGGCGTCAACAGCGCCAAGTACATCTCGGACAAGCTCGGCGGCAAGGGCAAGGTCGTCGTGCTGACCTGCGTGTCCTCCGGCTCCGTCAACGACGAGCGCGCGGGCGGCTTCAAGGAAACCATCGCGGAAATCGCGCCTGAAATCAAAATCATCGGCGAGTACGACACCACCACCTTCGCCCGCGAGGACGGCCTTGCGACCATGGCGGACGTGCTGATGGCGAACCCCGAAATCGACGCCGTCTACTCCATGGACGACGAGACCTCCATCGGCGCCCTGCAGGCGATCGAGGAGGCCGGCCGCACCGACATCAAGGCCATCACCGGCGGCGGCGGATGCCAGGAGTACTTCAACATGATGCCCGGCAAGGACATGAACATCGCCTCCGCGCTGTACAGCCCGGCGATGATCGCGGACTGCGTCGAGCTGGCGGCGAAGATCGTCGCGGGCGAGACGGTCGAGCCCCAGGTCATCATCGACGCGGCGATCGTCGACAAGGACAACGTCGCGGATTACCTGAGCGCCGACAACCCCTACTAA
- a CDS encoding ABC transporter permease subunit, translated as MQATSTAQAKKRSWRRLWAENPYFSTGMALLVLVLIMTGVLIWKNNFASFADFGATWISNCVNICRNNAVVGIIALGMTLVIITGGIDLAVGSTMVGMGTILLVLMDTGANGVLGRLGITGIPAILIAALCCMACGTGTGALIGVGVTKGRIPPFIVTLGAMNIIRSLAQHFMQGRAAPGVPDAFKLVSNQVILGQRILPVVYWIVLALALHWVSRHTAFGRHVYAAGSNARTTRLSGINVDKVLIKVYALEGFLIGIAAIVEAARMGSMNTANAGQGYELDAIAAVVVGGTRMSGGKGSILSTVIGMLIIGVMNNLLNLLGVPAFLRAAFKGAIIVLAVLLQRKEAEA; from the coding sequence ATGCAGGCTACATCGACAGCGCAGGCGAAGAAGCGCTCCTGGCGCCGCCTGTGGGCGGAAAACCCCTATTTCAGCACGGGCATGGCGCTGCTCGTGCTCGTCCTCATCATGACGGGCGTGCTCATCTGGAAGAACAACTTCGCTTCGTTCGCGGACTTTGGCGCGACGTGGATCTCCAACTGCGTGAACATCTGCCGCAACAACGCGGTCGTGGGCATCATCGCCCTGGGCATGACGCTGGTCATCATCACCGGCGGCATCGACCTGGCGGTCGGTTCCACCATGGTCGGCATGGGCACCATCCTGCTCGTGCTGATGGATACGGGCGCAAACGGCGTGCTCGGGCGTCTGGGCATCACGGGCATCCCCGCGATCCTGATCGCCGCGCTGTGCTGCATGGCCTGCGGCACGGGCACCGGCGCGCTGATCGGCGTGGGCGTCACCAAGGGGCGCATTCCCCCCTTCATCGTGACGCTGGGCGCGATGAACATCATCCGCTCGCTGGCGCAGCACTTCATGCAGGGCCGCGCCGCCCCCGGCGTGCCGGACGCCTTCAAGCTCGTCAGCAACCAGGTGATCCTCGGCCAGCGCATCCTGCCGGTCGTGTACTGGATCGTGCTGGCGCTCGCGCTTCACTGGGTCAGCCGCCACACCGCCTTTGGCCGCCACGTGTACGCCGCGGGCTCCAACGCGCGCACGACGCGCCTTTCGGGCATCAACGTGGACAAGGTGCTCATCAAGGTCTACGCGCTCGAGGGCTTTCTGATCGGCATCGCCGCCATCGTGGAGGCCGCGCGCATGGGCTCCATGAACACGGCGAACGCGGGCCAGGGCTACGAGCTGGACGCCATCGCGGCGGTCGTCGTGGGCGGCACGCGCATGAGCGGCGGCAAGGGCTCGATCCTCTCCACGGTGATCGGCATGCTGATCATCGGTGTCATGAACAACCTGCTCAACCTGCTGGGCGTGCCCGCCTTCCTGCGCGCGGCGTTTAAGGGCGCGATCATCGTGCTGGCCGTGCTGCTGCAGAGGAAGGAAGCGGAGGCCTAA
- a CDS encoding MATE family efflux transporter: MQNGANSTTRAVFLMSVPIFVELLLQLLVGNIDQFMVSRVSQEAVAAIGNGNQVMNLTIIVINVLCMASSILVSREIGAKDGRSLAQICTVSVAFIGAVSLAVTLMLVFGSGLFFRLLRVPEDILGQANDYLMIVGAFALVQGLYMVFAAVLRAYGFVREVMLTAVIMNALNIAGNAVLISGLFGLPRLGIVGAAISTDISKTVGLLLLFCIFRKKTGVRMRLSHLRPFPRRLLGRLVGIGLPTAGQELSYSLSQMVILSFINPLGPLVIATKVYCSTLANCAYVYSMAIAQATQIVIGYMVGAGRIERIERRIFSTIGVSAAVSMSLTAVFFVFSDSILGIFTQEPEILALGRQILFIEFFLELGRSFNITMTRCLTSIGDVRVPVYIALGGTWLVAVCLGYALGIGLGLGLAGIWIAMAADEIVRAAVYSLRLRMGAWRSRLYLSGALDVEET; encoded by the coding sequence ATGCAAAACGGCGCAAACAGCACCACCCGGGCCGTATTCCTCATGTCCGTGCCCATCTTCGTCGAGCTGCTGCTTCAGCTCCTCGTGGGCAACATCGACCAGTTCATGGTCAGCCGCGTCTCGCAGGAGGCGGTCGCCGCCATCGGCAACGGCAATCAGGTCATGAACCTGACGATCATCGTCATCAACGTGCTTTGCATGGCTTCCTCGATCCTCGTCTCGCGCGAGATCGGCGCGAAGGACGGCAGGAGCCTCGCGCAGATCTGCACCGTCTCCGTGGCCTTCATCGGCGCGGTCTCGCTCGCGGTGACGCTGATGCTCGTCTTCGGCAGCGGCCTGTTCTTCCGCCTGCTGCGCGTGCCCGAGGACATCCTCGGCCAGGCGAACGATTACCTGATGATCGTGGGCGCCTTTGCGCTGGTGCAGGGCTTGTACATGGTCTTCGCCGCGGTGCTGCGCGCCTACGGCTTCGTGCGCGAGGTCATGCTCACGGCGGTCATCATGAACGCGCTCAACATCGCGGGCAACGCGGTGCTCATAAGCGGCCTTTTCGGCCTGCCCAGGCTCGGCATCGTCGGCGCGGCCATCTCCACGGACATTTCCAAGACCGTGGGTCTGCTGCTGCTCTTCTGCATTTTCAGGAAAAAGACCGGCGTTCGGATGCGCCTTTCGCACCTGCGTCCCTTCCCGCGGCGGCTGCTCGGGCGGCTGGTGGGCATCGGCCTGCCGACGGCCGGGCAGGAGCTTTCCTACAGCCTTTCGCAGATGGTGATTTTGAGCTTCATCAATCCGCTGGGGCCGCTGGTCATCGCCACGAAGGTCTACTGTTCCACGCTGGCGAACTGCGCCTACGTCTACTCCATGGCCATCGCGCAGGCGACGCAGATCGTCATCGGCTACATGGTGGGCGCGGGCCGCATCGAGCGGATCGAGCGGCGCATCTTTTCCACCATCGGCGTCTCAGCCGCGGTTTCGATGTCGCTGACCGCTGTGTTCTTCGTATTCAGCGATTCGATCTTGGGCATCTTTACGCAGGAGCCGGAGATCCTGGCGCTAGGACGCCAGATCCTCTTTATCGAGTTTTTCCTCGAGCTGGGGCGTTCCTTCAACATCACCATGACGCGCTGCCTCACGTCCATCGGCGACGTGCGGGTGCCGGTCTACATCGCGCTGGGCGGCACCTGGCTCGTCGCGGTCTGCCTGGGCTACGCGCTGGGCATCGGCCTGGGGCTGGGGCTCGCGGGCATCTGGATTGCGATGGCGGCGGACGAGATCGTCCGTGCGGCGGTCTATTCGCTGCGGCTTCGCATGGGCGCCTGGCGCAGCCGTCTGTACCTATCCGGCGCGCTGGACGTGGAGGAAACCTGA
- a CDS encoding ATP-binding cassette domain-containing protein yields the protein MEPLALKMSAVTKAFHQNVVLRGVDFTLRKGEIRALLGENGAGKSTLMNILGGILPMDEGTIELGGQSVRFTCARDAIEHGIAFIHQELNLVNDLSVYENVFLGRELRRGIGLDIARMKEETREILSQMNIPLDPAAPVSSLDASYKQVVEIARALHQQARIIIMDEPTTSLTDVEIEHVFSLLRTLKARGVSIIFISHKLGEVLSLCDSYTVLRDGVMVADGDVRDVTEIDLARFMVGRDLSAQQDYQARPTGGEVLKVSHFSSPRRFEDVSFTLRAGEIVGFTGLLGDGRSELFSAVFGCDPQALGDMELMGRRVRIRSTEQALRLGIGYVPRNRKENGIVKDMSILENASLVTLPGLRRKGRPGIDHRLERERFSQHAAAMRIKMGGMDEAITSLSGGNQQKVVLAKWLDAHPKVMIFDNPTQGVDVGAKEEIYGLIRELAASGIAVAVLSSEAPEVIRLCDRALVLYHGRVQGCLCREAMNEENIMLLATGGRLSGREEPKGGIA from the coding sequence ATGGAACCGCTCGCGCTGAAAATGAGCGCCGTCACGAAGGCGTTCCATCAAAACGTCGTGCTGCGCGGCGTCGATTTCACGCTGAGGAAGGGCGAGATTCGCGCGCTGCTCGGGGAAAACGGCGCGGGCAAGTCCACGCTGATGAACATCCTGGGCGGCATCCTGCCCATGGACGAGGGCACGATCGAGCTGGGCGGCCAGAGCGTGCGCTTTACCTGCGCGCGGGACGCCATCGAGCACGGCATCGCCTTCATCCATCAGGAGCTGAACCTCGTCAACGACCTGAGCGTCTACGAGAACGTGTTCCTGGGGCGCGAGCTGAGGCGCGGCATCGGCCTTGACATCGCGCGCATGAAGGAGGAGACGCGGGAGATTCTCTCGCAGATGAACATCCCCCTCGACCCCGCCGCGCCCGTCAGCAGCCTGGACGCCAGCTACAAGCAGGTGGTCGAGATCGCCCGCGCGCTGCACCAGCAGGCGAGGATCATCATCATGGACGAGCCCACCACCTCGCTGACGGACGTGGAGATCGAGCACGTCTTTTCCCTGCTGCGCACGCTCAAGGCGCGGGGCGTCTCCATCATCTTCATCTCGCACAAGCTGGGCGAGGTGCTTTCCCTGTGCGACAGCTATACGGTGCTGCGCGACGGCGTCATGGTCGCGGACGGCGACGTGCGCGACGTGACGGAGATCGACCTCGCGCGCTTCATGGTCGGGCGCGACCTGAGCGCCCAGCAGGACTATCAGGCCCGGCCCACCGGCGGCGAGGTGCTGAAGGTTTCGCACTTCTCCTCCCCCCGCCGCTTCGAGGACGTCTCCTTCACCCTGCGCGCGGGCGAGATCGTGGGCTTCACGGGGCTGCTGGGCGACGGGCGCAGCGAGCTGTTTTCCGCGGTGTTCGGCTGCGACCCGCAGGCCCTCGGCGACATGGAGCTCATGGGCAGGCGGGTGCGCATCCGCTCGACCGAGCAGGCGCTCCGCCTGGGCATCGGCTACGTGCCGCGCAACCGCAAGGAAAACGGCATCGTGAAGGACATGAGCATCCTGGAAAACGCCTCGCTGGTGACGCTGCCGGGCCTTCGGCGCAAGGGGCGGCCCGGGATCGACCACCGTCTGGAGCGCGAGCGCTTTTCGCAGCACGCCGCCGCCATGCGCATCAAGATGGGCGGCATGGACGAGGCCATCACCAGCCTTTCCGGCGGCAACCAGCAGAAGGTGGTGCTCGCCAAGTGGCTGGACGCCCACCCCAAGGTCATGATCTTCGACAACCCGACGCAGGGCGTGGACGTGGGCGCGAAGGAAGAAATCTACGGCCTGATCCGCGAGCTGGCCGCCTCGGGCATCGCGGTGGCGGTGCTCTCCAGCGAGGCGCCGGAGGTCATCCGCCTGTGCGACCGCGCGCTGGTGCTCTACCACGGGCGCGTGCAGGGCTGCCTTTGCCGCGAGGCTATGAACGAGGAAAACATCATGCTGCTGGCGACGGGCGGCCGCCTGAGCGGCAGGGAAGAACCCAAGGGAGGAATCGCGTGA
- a CDS encoding diguanylate cyclase domain-containing protein produces the protein MKKTRIGRPLVLTMSVFMIGFALDIFFFAQRIFALTRRAVIEDAMDALPAQMRGLLLQSALSLIALVALLMLVTYLVLRYAKRMSDLQQKKSEEKLDIAREQLLSEQTKLKKAYADLRTAAFVDPASGFLTQAAMTGWLDANYPRFMQLSSEELLGGGQTAAFVLIYPDDMPVIRKLHGREVAEQFIVMLGQFIDGRTRKSDLVARWEGDALMLVLSAISLKDALMRCEALRSAVEEQFFGTMPPCHTTLSLGVSLVLGGDQNWLSTLSRTQRSLQRAKDGGGNTICHDVLR, from the coding sequence ATGAAGAAGACGCGCATCGGTCGTCCGCTCGTCCTGACCATGTCGGTCTTCATGATCGGGTTCGCGCTGGACATCTTTTTCTTTGCCCAGCGCATCTTTGCGCTCACGCGCCGCGCGGTCATCGAGGACGCGATGGACGCGCTGCCCGCGCAGATGCGGGGCCTGCTGCTTCAGTCCGCGCTCTCGCTGATCGCGCTGGTCGCCCTGCTGATGCTCGTCACCTATCTGGTGCTGCGCTACGCGAAGCGGATGAGCGATTTGCAGCAGAAGAAGAGCGAGGAAAAGCTCGACATCGCGCGCGAGCAGCTTCTCAGCGAGCAGACCAAGCTCAAGAAGGCCTATGCGGACCTGCGCACCGCCGCCTTCGTGGACCCGGCGAGCGGCTTTTTAACCCAGGCGGCCATGACCGGCTGGCTGGACGCCAACTACCCCCGCTTCATGCAGCTGTCCTCGGAGGAGCTGCTGGGCGGCGGGCAGACCGCCGCCTTCGTGCTGATCTACCCGGACGACATGCCCGTCATCCGCAAGCTGCACGGCCGCGAGGTGGCGGAGCAGTTCATCGTCATGCTCGGCCAGTTCATCGACGGACGCACCCGCAAGAGCGACCTCGTCGCCCGCTGGGAGGGCGACGCCCTGATGCTCGTGCTCAGCGCGATCAGCCTCAAGGACGCGCTCATGCGCTGCGAGGCGCTGCGCAGCGCCGTGGAGGAGCAGTTCTTCGGCACCATGCCGCCCTGTCACACGACGCTTTCCCTCGGCGTTTCGCTGGTGCTCGGCGGCGACCAGAACTGGCTGTCCACCCTTTCCCGCACGCAGCGCTCGCTTCAGCGCGCAAAGGACGGCGGCGGCAACACGATCTGCCACGACGTGCTGCGCTGA
- a CDS encoding FAD-dependent oxidoreductase: MFDIAIVGAGPAGLSAAVTARQRGLEVLVISRKDARGWLARAERIDNYPGLPHVSGPELLAALSAHAKDMGAQFMEGMVQQILPMGNAFSLAIGSEYIDARRVILCMGARQPRLLPGEEALLGRGVSYCGTCDGMLYRGKAVAVVAESAEAVHEANYLAGLAAHVRYFGRPDAALDPAIEVIDEKPAAVEGESRVSALVTSAGHYEEDGVFIFRDAMALDTLLPGLAHDGPFIRVDRGMHTSLAGVFAAGDCAGKPLQVAKAVGEGCVAALSAAE, translated from the coding sequence ATGTTTGACATCGCCATCGTCGGCGCAGGCCCCGCCGGGCTGTCCGCCGCCGTCACCGCGCGCCAGCGCGGCCTTGAGGTGCTCGTGATTTCGCGCAAGGACGCGCGCGGCTGGCTCGCCCGCGCGGAGCGCATCGACAACTACCCCGGCCTTCCCCACGTCTCCGGGCCCGAGCTGCTCGCCGCCCTGTCCGCGCACGCAAAAGACATGGGCGCGCAGTTCATGGAAGGCATGGTGCAGCAGATTCTGCCCATGGGGAACGCATTCTCGCTCGCCATCGGCAGCGAATACATCGACGCGCGCCGCGTCATCCTGTGCATGGGCGCGCGCCAGCCCCGCCTGCTGCCCGGCGAGGAGGCGCTGCTCGGCCGCGGGGTGAGCTACTGCGGCACCTGCGACGGCATGCTCTACCGCGGCAAGGCGGTCGCCGTCGTCGCGGAGAGCGCCGAGGCGGTGCACGAGGCGAACTACCTCGCGGGCCTCGCGGCGCACGTGCGCTACTTCGGCAGGCCGGACGCCGCGCTCGACCCCGCCATCGAGGTGATCGACGAAAAGCCGGCCGCCGTGGAGGGCGAATCGCGCGTCAGCGCGCTCGTCACGAGCGCCGGGCACTACGAGGAGGACGGCGTGTTCATCTTCCGCGACGCCATGGCGCTGGACACCCTGCTGCCGGGTCTCGCGCACGACGGCCCCTTCATCCGCGTGGATCGCGGCATGCACACCAGCCTCGCGGGCGTCTTCGCGGCGGGCGACTGCGCGGGCAAGCCCCTTCAGGTCGCCAAGGCGGTCGGCGAGGGCTGCGTCGCGGCGCTTTCCGCCGCAGAATAG
- a CDS encoding mechanosensitive ion channel domain-containing protein: MRESFMASLGAFRDALLEGALSWASRLLVAAVILLLGMAVKRLLRTGLCRLLSLRLPRLGARGREEEGSPRAREDQRKHRTLEALLLHTYDAVAWFILAVAALSSLGINVASLLTVAGVGGIAVGLGAQTIVKDVFAGVLILLEEQYAVGDTVSLAGLTGEVERMTLRVTELRSFSGDLHVIPNSEIRTVSNHTRSFHRAVVDLSVDYAQPLDRVTRVLEGVLAESFPATPGLTAAPQILGVTDLAADGVNLRVLADCAPGEHWAVERALRRRIKDAFDAEGIALSIPQRMVHMAPEGK, from the coding sequence TTGCGGGAATCGTTCATGGCATCGCTCGGCGCATTTCGCGACGCCCTGCTCGAGGGCGCGCTCTCGTGGGCGTCGCGGCTGCTGGTGGCGGCGGTCATCCTGCTCCTCGGCATGGCCGTCAAGCGCCTTTTGCGCACGGGGCTTTGCCGCCTGCTCTCCCTTCGCCTGCCGCGGCTCGGCGCGCGCGGCAGGGAGGAGGAGGGGTCCCCCCGCGCGCGGGAGGACCAGCGCAAGCACCGCACGCTCGAGGCCCTGCTGCTGCACACCTACGACGCCGTGGCCTGGTTCATCCTCGCGGTCGCCGCGCTGTCGAGCCTGGGCATCAACGTCGCCTCGCTGCTCACCGTGGCGGGCGTCGGCGGCATCGCCGTGGGCCTCGGCGCGCAGACGATCGTGAAGGACGTGTTCGCGGGCGTGCTGATCCTGCTCGAGGAGCAGTACGCCGTGGGCGACACGGTCAGCCTCGCGGGGCTCACCGGCGAGGTGGAGCGCATGACGCTGCGCGTGACGGAGCTACGCAGCTTTTCCGGCGACCTGCACGTCATCCCCAACAGCGAAATCCGCACCGTCTCCAACCACACGCGCAGCTTTCACCGCGCGGTGGTGGATCTTTCCGTCGATTACGCACAGCCCCTTGACCGCGTGACGCGGGTGCTGGAAGGGGTGCTCGCGGAGAGCTTCCCCGCGACGCCCGGCCTCACCGCCGCGCCGCAGATTCTGGGCGTCACGGACCTCGCGGCGGACGGCGTGAACCTGCGCGTGCTGGCGGACTGCGCGCCCGGCGAGCACTGGGCGGTCGAGCGGGCGCTGCGCAGGCGCATCAAGGACGCCTTCGACGCCGAGGGCATCGCGCTGTCGATCCCCCAGCGCATGGTGCACATGGCCCCGGAGGGCAAGTGA
- a CDS encoding Gfo/Idh/MocA family oxidoreductase: MVRVGLIGCGAITQRRHAPEYSQNPDAVTAAWFDTVPERAQQMAEKYGGRVYPTWQAVIDSGEVDAVSICSPNRMHAAMSIYALERGLNVLCEKPMATTLDECERMVAAARAAKKILMIGQNQRLAPAHVKAREMIQGGTTGRVLSFETHFGHGGPETWSVGQGAGTWFFKRNASGYGVLFDLGVHKIDLIHFLLGEYCEEVGAILATRDKTDDTGMRIDVDDNAVCVLRMQSGVVGTMAASWTYYGGEDNSTTLYCENGILQLFRDPRYALIWRPKDGRVRRYALSSIQTNDRQTKSGVIDAFVRDVEAGRRVSSCVDGEQVLMAMRTAFAAARSFEDGRFEKV; encoded by the coding sequence ATGGTTCGCGTAGGTCTCATCGGGTGCGGCGCGATCACGCAGCGGCGCCACGCCCCGGAATACAGCCAAAACCCCGACGCCGTGACGGCGGCGTGGTTCGACACCGTGCCCGAGCGGGCGCAGCAGATGGCGGAAAAGTACGGCGGCAGGGTATACCCCACCTGGCAGGCCGTCATCGACAGCGGCGAGGTGGACGCGGTCAGCATCTGCTCGCCCAACCGCATGCACGCCGCCATGTCCATCTACGCGCTGGAGCGCGGGCTGAACGTGCTGTGCGAAAAGCCCATGGCGACCACGCTGGACGAGTGCGAGCGCATGGTCGCGGCGGCGCGCGCGGCGAAGAAGATCCTCATGATCGGGCAAAACCAGCGCCTGGCCCCGGCGCACGTAAAGGCGCGCGAGATGATCCAAGGCGGCACGACCGGCCGCGTGCTCTCGTTCGAAACGCACTTCGGCCACGGCGGGCCGGAAACCTGGAGCGTCGGCCAGGGCGCGGGCACGTGGTTCTTCAAGCGAAACGCGTCGGGCTACGGCGTGCTGTTCGACCTGGGCGTCCATAAGATCGACCTCATCCACTTCCTGCTGGGCGAGTACTGCGAGGAGGTCGGGGCGATCCTCGCCACGCGCGACAAGACCGACGACACCGGCATGCGCATCGACGTGGACGACAACGCCGTGTGCGTGCTGCGCATGCAAAGCGGCGTCGTGGGCACCATGGCCGCCTCCTGGACGTACTACGGCGGGGAGGACAACTCCACCACCCTTTACTGCGAGAACGGCATTTTGCAGCTCTTCCGCGACCCCAGGTACGCCCTCATCTGGCGGCCGAAGGACGGGCGCGTGCGGCGCTATGCCCTTTCCTCCATCCAGACCAACGACCGGCAGACGAAGTCCGGCGTCATCGACGCCTTCGTGCGCGACGTCGAGGCGGGCCGGCGCGTCTCTTCCTGCGTGGACGGCGAGCAGGTGCTCATGGCGATGCGCACCGCCTTCGCCGCGGCAAGGTCCTTCGAGGACGGGCGGTTTGAAAAGGTTTGA